One window from the genome of Gambusia affinis linkage group LG14, SWU_Gaff_1.0, whole genome shotgun sequence encodes:
- the LOC122844009 gene encoding H-2 class I histocompatibility antigen, Q9 alpha chain-like gives MSLLMFLILVGIQGSTAVTHSLKYFYTASSGIENFPSYVSVGLVDEVQISHCDSRTNENIPKQVWMNQVRSEYPNYWKEETETCLSKQQTFKISLQIAKQRFNQTGGVHIYQQMYGCEWDDETQQLNGYDQFGYDGEDFIALDLKTQEWIAPKPQAVSTIQKWDHNRDAVQYEKNYLTQICVDWLKKYVNYGRNSLMKTDRPSVSLLQKSPSSPVSCFASGFYPNRAEMFWRKDGEEIHDGVEKGEIKPNNDGTFQMNVNIDLSSVPTGDWNKYECVFQLSGVKEDITKKLEKTRILTNESNTINLIIPVVVAAAVLGLIAVIGFIIYKKRNAKRPPSPVVNALPPEETKFLPQA, from the exons TGACCCACTCTCTGAAGTATTTCTACACGGCATCTTCAGGAATAGAAAACTTCCCATCATACGTCTCTGTTGGGTTGGTGGATGAAGTTCAGATAAGTCACTGTGACAgcagaacaaatgaaaacatcccTAAACAGGTTTGGATGAATCAAGTGAGATCAGAATATCCAAATTACTGGaaggaggaaacagaaacatgtctgAGTAAACAGCAAACCTTCAAAATCAGCCTCCAAATTGCCAAACAACGTTTCAACCAGACTGGAG GAGTTCACATATATCAGCAGATGTATGGCTGTGAGTGGGATGATGAAACTCAACAGCTCAACGGTTATGATCAGTTTGGTTATGATGGAGAAGATTTCATCGCACTGGACCTGAAGACACAAGAATGGATCGCTCCAAAACCACAAGCTGTCAGCACCATACAAAAGTGGGATCATAATAGAGATGCTGTACAATATGAGAAGAACTACTTAACTCAGATTTGTGTTGACTGGCTGAAGAAATATGTGAACTATGGGAGAAACTCCCTGATGAAAACAG ATCGTCCCTCAGTTTCTCTCCTCCAGAAATCTCCATCCTCTCCAGTCAGTTGCTTCGCTTCAGGTTTCTATCCTAACAGAGCTGAAATGTTCTGGAGGAAAGATGGAGAAGAGATTCATGATGGTGTGGAGAAAGGAGAGATCAAGCCCAACAATGACGGGACCTTCCAGATGAATGTTAACATCGATCTGTCATCTGTCCCAACTGGAGACTGGAACaagtatgaatgtgtgtttcagCTCTCTGGAGTCAAGGAAGACATCAccaaaaaactggagaaaacaagAATCTTGACCAATGAAT CAAATACCATCAATCTGATCATccctgttgttgttgctgcgGCTGTTCTTGGTCTCATTGCTGTGATTGGATTCATTATTTACAAGAAGAGGAACG CCAAGCGTCCACCATCTC CTGTGGtaaacgctctgcctcctgagGAAACCAAATTTCTTCCACAAGCatga